The Methylocella tundrae genome contains the following window.
CCGTCGCACATGCGGCCATAGGTCAGGCCGAGACTTTTCGCGATCGTCGACGTCAATTCGTCAATGCGCCTGTCATAGGCCAGCTCCAAACAGGCGACGTCGCCCTCGCACGCGTTGCGCGCCTGCGTCACCCAATTGGCCTGCAGATCGTGCTGATTGTCGCGAAACTCGCGATAGGCCATACCGCTCCAGGCTGGCTCGACGCTGACCAGGATCTGATAATAGGCCGCCATTTTGATATCCTTCGCGCCAAGCAAGGGCTCGCGGCAAATGGCGACCTCCGTCGAGGTCGCCGCTTTCGCACAATCGAAACTCGCGACCTGAGCCGAAGCCGTCAGCGAACCGCCGATCAGCCAAGCCGAAACGAAGACTAACCTGATCGCCGGCATCAGCGCCTCCAGAAGCAAATGGAATTCAAGCATCGCCGCGTTTTTTGTCTTTTTCTTGCCCCGGCGTTGAAGCGCGCATTTCGATCGAATTGGAGTTGCTGAATTCAGCCTGAAGCAAGGCCGGCCGTTTAATCATTTCCGCAAGGTTGTCGACGGCATGAGGTGGGCCTTGGCGTTTCTAATCGGCATGATTGTCGCACTCGGCTGCATGCTCGGCGGCTTCGCAGGCATGGGCGGCCATCTCGAGGTTATTTTCCAGCCGTGGGAATTCTGCATCATCCTCGGCATTTCCCTCGGCACATTCATCATCGCTAATTCCCTGGCCACGATCAAGGACACCGCGGGCGCGATCGTCGAGGCAATTCTCAATCGGGGTCCGACCCAGCGCGACTATCTCGACGTTCTCGGCGTTCTCTACACGCTTATGCGGGAACTGCGCGGCAAGGCGCGGAGCGAGGTCGAGCAGCATGTCGACAATCCGAACGAATCCGCGATCTTCAAGAATTTCCCGAAGGTCCTCGCTGATGCGAATCTGACGAGCTTCATCTGCGATTATTGCCGCCTGATCATCATCGGTAATGCCCGCACGCATGAAATCGAGGCGCTGATGGATGAGGAGATTCAGACGGTCACGCATGACAAGCTAAAGCCTTACCATGCCCTGACGGCTATCGCCGAAGGCCTGCCGGCGCTAGGCATTGTCGCCGCGGTCCTTGGCGTCGTTCACGCGATGGGCGCGCTGGATCAATCGCCTGAAATTCTCGGCGGGCTCATCGGCGCGTCGCTGGTCGGAACATTCACGGGCATTTTCGTATCCTATGGGGTTGTCTCCCCCCTTGCGCACAAGGTCAAGGCGACGCGCTCGGTGCGCTGCCGTCTCTACATCATCGTCAAGCAGACTCTCCTCGCTTTCATGAATGGCGCCATGCCGCAGATCGCTCTGGAGCACGGGCGCAAGACGATCGCATCGCATGATCGGCCCTCCATCGACATGGTTGAGAATGAGACCGTTTCCGGCGGACCGAAACCCGTTCAGCAACAGGCGGCCTGATCAACCATGTCGGATATTCACTCCAATAATTCTGTGCTGAACGGGTCGGAGCGGCTGCTTGACGCTCCGGGCATATCGATTGACCGCATGCCAATGCTGCATGTGATCCTCGATCGAATGGTGGCGCAAAGTTCCGAAAATTTGCGTCAGCTTTCCCCGGCTCCGGCCTTCTTTTCGGTCGACGCCATCGCCGCCAAGCGCATGGGGGACGTGCTCGACACTTTCGAAAACAACGTCGTCATAGGCATCTTCCACGTGCAGGCCTGGGATTCGCGCATCCTGATGGGGCTCGATCACAATTTCATCTTCACGTTGGCGGAGGCGCTTTTCGGCGGCGATGGAGGCGAGGCGGCCTTTGGGGAAAGGCGCAAATTGTCAAGCCTTGAACTACGTCTTGCGCAAAAGACTTTCGAACTCCTGGGGCGCGCCCTGCAAAGCTCATTTGCGACGGTGAGCGACACGGTCTTCAAGCTGGAGCGAGTGGAGACGAGGCTGGATTTCGCCGTCATTGCGCCAAGGAACTCGTTCGGCGTCAACGCAAAAGTCAAGCTTCGCATTCTCGGGCGCCATGGCGAGATGTTCGTTTTGATCCCGCAAGCGGCGCTGAACTCCGTTCGTCAGCAATTGGGGCGCGATCTCTCAAATGACGCCGCGGTGCGCGACCCGGCATGGACCAGGCAGATTGAGAGCGAAATCGGACGCACGGAGGTCGCCGTCAAGGGCGTGATCGAAGAGCGTCACTTTGTCCTCGCGGATATCGCCGACTTGAAAGTTGGAGGCATTCTCCAGCTTCAGGCGACTACCAAGACGCGCATCAGGCTGGAGTGCAATGCCGAGCCTCTTTTCTGGTGCAATCTCGGGCAGGGCGAAGGTTTCTACACGCTACGCATCGATGAATCCGTGAACCAGGAGCAGGAATTCATCGATGACGTTCTATCGCGATAAATCGTGCGGAGCGGCTTCAAAATTGGGCGCGCCGTCTTTCCTGCGTTAACGCAAATAGCTGGTTCGCAGCATGAATACAGATGACAAAACTCTATCCGGTCATTGAAAGGGAAACTCGGAATCATGTCAGACGTAGATGTTGGAGCGACAAATTTGGGCGAGAGCCTCGACGCGGACTCGCTGACGCAATCAAATGGAGGTCGTAATCTCGACACGATCCTTCGTATTCCGGTTGTGGTTCAGGTGGTGTTGGGCTCAGCCGTGATGCCGGTTTCCAATCTGCTCAAACTCGGACGTGGCGCCGTCATACCGCTTGATCATCGGGTTGGAGAGCCGGTTGACGTCGTTGTGAACGGCCGCATCATCGCGCGAGGGGAAATCGTGGTGGTGGAAGACGACAATTCGCGCTTTGGCGTATCGCTGACTGAGATCGTCGGCCCCGCTGGAGCTGTCGACTAGAGATGGCGGCCTCTATCGCCCAGGCGAGTGGCGTGAGCCAGAGGTTTCTGCGCGGGCCCGAAAGGGTCGCCGCCCTGCTGCTTGCTATGGGAAAGCCGCTTGCAAGCCGTCTCTTGAAACATTTCGACGTCGACGAATTGAAGCAGATCACGCGTTCCGTCGCGGAGCTTGGCGTCGTTCCCGCGCCGACGCTGGAATTGCTTGTCGAAGATTTCGCAAGTCAGTTCGCCAATGGAGTGGATCTTCTCGGTTCGCCAAACGAGGTTGAGCAAATGCTCGACGGCGTCCTGTCGCCGGAGCAAATTGCCGATGTGATGTCGGATGTCACCGGCAATTCGAATGAAGCGATGTGGGAGCGGCTCTCAAACGTCCCCGAGGGAACCCTGGGCGCTTATCTTGCCAAGGAACATCCGCAGGCCGCGGCGCTCATTTTGTCGAAGGTGACTCCGGTCTGTGCAGCCAAGGTGATGGGCCAGTTCCCGCGTGATCTTCGCAATGAGATGATGCGTCGAATGCTGAGCATAGGGCAGGTTACGGAAGCCGCGGTCCGCATCATTCAGGGCCAGTTGCAAGAAGACCTTCTCTCCAACCTGTCCCGTCAGAACGGCAGTGAGCAGAATGTCAGAATAGCAAATATTATCAATAAGATGGAACGTGATCAAATGGAAGACGTGATGCAGAGCCTCGCGGCGGCGCGGCCGAAGGCGGCGGAGGTCCTGCGCGGCCTTATGTTCACCTTCGACGACATCATCAAGCTGCAGCCAAAGGCGCGCAGCGTCCTCTTCGACAAAATTCCGACGGAGTTGGTGGTCCTTGCCTTGAAGGGCACAGACGCCGGCTTTCGCGATTCGATCCTGTCTTCGCTCGCTGCGCGCGCGCGCCGGATCGTCGATAGCGAATTGGCCAATGGCGGTCCCGCCCTTCAGCGCGACGTTCTCAAGGCGCGCCGCATGATCGCCGACACCGCCCTCGAATTATCGAGCAATGGTGAGATCGAGTTGAATTCGTCCGAGGATGAAGATGAACTCTATGAGTAGCCGGGAATAGGCGTTTATGGCGGAGGAGAAGGAAAGCCGCACAGAAGAGCCAACGGAAAAGAAGCTCGCCGACGAGATGGAGCGCGGCAATGTTCCGTTCTCCAAAGAAGCCTCGATCTTCGCCTCGATCTCGTCCATGCTGATTATTGGCGCTTTCTTCGCGAAGGAATTCGTCGCTTCGATGACGGAATTGCTGCAGCGGTTGCTGGATGACGCCGGCGCGGTGTCGCTCCGCAATGGCTTCGACGCTGTCGCCCTGCTTGAAGTGGTCGGGTGGAGCGCTTGCAAGCTTATGATCACGCCTTTGGTTATATTCTGTGCGGCGGGCGTCTTAGCCTCACTGATTCAGAATGCGCCGCGCTTCGCCTTCGATCGGATACAACCCAATTTTCAACGCATCTCCTTAGGCGCCGGATGGCAGCGAGTATGCAGCGCCCGTGGGCAAGTGGAGTTTCTCAAGGGCGTCTTCAAATTGAGCTCTATCTCTGTTGTCGCGTTCACCGTTTTGCATTGGCAGGAGAATCATTTGGTCGATGCGATGGCGGTCGAGCCGGAAGCAATTCCGGAATTGATTCTTTCGATTGCGATGCGGCTTTTGTCCGTCGTGTGCGTCGTGACGGTTGTTCTACTTGCCGCGGATCTTGTCTGGGCGCGCACGCACTGGCGACGCGAACTGCGCATGAGCAAGCAGGAGATCAAGGATGAGATGAAGCAAAACGAGGGCGACCCCTTGAAGAAGGCGCGATTGCGCTCGCTGGCGCAGGATCGTTTGCGCAAGAGCATGATCGCGGCTGTGCCAAGGGCCACTCTCGTCATCGCAAATCCAACGCATTACGCGATCGCACTTCGCTACGTTAAGGAAGAGGGTGGCGCGCCTATGGTGCTATCGAAAGGGCAGGATCTCATCGCCCTCAAGATTCGCGAGATTGCGGAACAACACTCGATTCCGGTCATCGAAGATAAGCTGCTTGCGAGATCCATGTATGGTAGCGTCGAGGTCGATCTGGCGATCCCGCCGGAGTTCTATAAGGCTGTGGCGGAGCTCATTCATTTTCTGTATTCTAAGAGCGCGAACACGACCGCCATAAAGTGAAGGTCGCTCCCATGTCATCTCGGCGCCGCGATGAGGCTGACTTGAGGGCGAGGATTCTCCGCGACGCCATTGAACCGGTCGCCGAGGAACTGCAGCTTATAGACGTCGCTGACTACATTGCCTGCATCCGCTTTGAGAAATTCGCAAATATCCAGGACATCGTGAATTCTTCGATTGAGCTCTTCTTCCGCGCGGAGACCCTCCACTATGCATGGGCGGCGGAGTATGAACTGGATTGGGGCGGTGCTCCGGAGATCACCATCGCCATGGAATTTCGACATCGCGACATATGGATCGTGTTCAGGCTCGTTCTCGCCGGCGATAAGACACGAGTCTCGATCGAACATTTTGAAGCGACCCAATCCTCAGGCGATCTGATGCAGGACACGTCCCACATGATCGAGGCGCTGACCGACGCGCGTGTCTTCTCAGGCGCCGGATAGATAATCACGGCCGACGCGCGCCGCCGATTCTTCGATTTCGAAGACAGGCATTTGATCGTTGGCTTTCGGTGATGCTTTAACGTCCGAAAAGCGGCGAGTGCCGGTTATAGATGATGCGTGAGCTCCAACGACTGGCTGTGCCCATGTTCTTTGTATGGTGACAACTGTGTTGACGGCATCTGGGTCAGCCTGGTGCAAGGCGTTTCCTCTAAAACCAGTGTTTGAGCGAACGCTTTGTTAGGAGGCCGTCGTGGGTCAGATCCACCTTTTCGATCTCGCTTCGCAGCAGGCGCGCTGGTTAACTGTGCGTCAAGCCGCGGTTGCAACCAACGTCGCGAATGCGAATACGCCGGGCTTTACGGCTGGAGATGTTGTTCCCTTCGAAGACGTTTTCAACGACTCTACGATCCACATGGTGGCGACGAACCCGGGTCATATCGGCGTGGATCCCTTGGGGCCCGATCAGATCGCAACCAGGGACGCCGCAGCCTGGGAGACCACGCATTCTGGAAATTCAGTCAGCGTTGAGAACGAGATGATGAAGGCGGGCGAGGTCAATCGTTCGTTCTCGCTCAACACGAGCATCGTCAAAGCTTTCAACCAAATGCTTATGGCGAGCGTCAAAGGATAGGAAATGATCGATCCACTTGATGCATCTCTCAGAATTGCCGGTTCCGGCCTTGAAGCGCAATCCGCGCGATTGCGGGTCGTCGCCGAAAATCTTGCCAATGCGCAATCGACGGGATCGACGCCTGGGGCTGATCCTTATGCGCGCAAGACCATTACATTTGCCAGCGAGATGGACCGCGTCTCTGGTGTAGAGCTGGTGCATGTCAGCGCCATCGGCGTCGACAAGGCGCCGTTCCGGGTCGAGCAGGATCCTGGAAACCCCGCCGCAGATTCAAAGGGGTTTGTCAAACTTCCGAATGTCAACATGGTCATGGAAATGGCCGACATGCGCGAAGCAAATCGCTCTTACGAAGCCAATTTGCAAATCGTCAAACAAACAAGGGATCTTTCTTCAATGGCCATCGATCTTTTGAGGAATTCATCATGATTGCCGCTCTTTCGCTTCTTGGCTCTGTTCTTGGCTCCAGTGCTACGACCGCATCGCCTTCTATCTCCGCAACGCTCACCCCGGCAGGGGGCAGCGCGGATTTCGGCCAGGTCATGGCGGACGTGTCCGCCCGGGCCGTCAATGATCTGAAGAGCGGCGAAGCGACTGCGATCTCCGCGCTTCAGGGCAAAGCATCGGTTCAGCAAGTTGTGGAGTCGGTGATGGGCGCAGAACAATCGCTCAACACGGCAATCGCAATTCGGGACAAAGTCGTCTCGGCCTATCAGTCACTGTCTCAAATGGCGATCTAAGGAGAGGAAATGAAAGCGCTTTCCATTGCCGCCACGGGCATGGCCGCCCAAGATCTCAATGTTGCGGTCATAGCGAACAATATAGCGAACATCAACACCACGGGATTCAAACGCGCGCGCGCCGAATTTACGGATCTGCTTTACCAGGCCGAGCGTCTGCAGGGCGTATCAAGCCGCGGCCAGAGCAGCACAATTCCAGAAGGCGCACAACTTGGTCTCGGAGTGCGCACAGCATCGATCCGCAATCTTCATATCCAAGGCGCATTAGCCAATACCGGAAACCAGTTCGACATGGCGCTCAACGGGCGCGGCTGGTTTCAAGTGACTGACGCGAATGGCGGCATCGTTTACACGAGGGATGGCGCTTTCAATACAAACGGCACAGGGCAGATCGTCACGGCGGATGGATATGTCGTCAGTCCTGCGATGACAGTTCCGACCAATGCTCTCAGCGTGACCGTAAGCCAGTCTGGAATTGTTTCGGCGACGGTTGCGGGGCAGACTGCTCCGCAGCAGCTCGGTCAGATTACTATCGCGAATTTTGCGAATGACGCCGGGCTGACGCCTCTTGGGAACAATCTCTATCTCCAAACGGAGGCGTCGGGCCCGCCGGTGGTTGGCATTCCCGGCGATCCGGGCTTTGCGACGGTGAGCCAAGGATATCTTGAGAGCTCGAACGTCGATCCCGTCAAGGAGATCACGGATCTTATCTCTGCGCAGCGCGCCTATGAAATGAATTCAAAGGTGATCCAGGCCGCCTCCGACATGGAGAGCACGGTTTCAAAGAACATGGGGTAGGGACATGATCGGGATGCTCAGGGGCACTCTTGGGGGCGCAACGACATACGCCACTTGCCTCATCGTAATTCTCGGATCTTGCACGCTGCCGCCGGCGTTCGCATCCGAGTCGAATGTGTTGCCTGTCCCCGCTATTACGATCTATCCGGGCGATGCGATCAAAGACAATTGGCTGGTTGATCGCGACTTTGGCCTGACCTCTGCGGTGAGAGCCAATGTGATCGTCAGCCGTGACTTGCTCGTTGGGAAAATTGCGCGAAGAACCTTGCTGCCCGGTGCGCCGGTGCCTTCGAATGCGGTGTCGGCGCCGAAGATTGTAGCGAACGGCGCGAAGGTCAGGATTGTGTTCGCAGAGGGCGGCCTGACAATCGCGACCTATGGCGCGGCGCTTCAGGACGGCAGCGTTGGCGACATCATATCCTTGCGCAATCTCGAGACGGGGTTGACGGTCTCGGGAATTGTACAGGCCGATGGCACTATTCTTTTGAGCGGCGGCTGATGCTTCGCACATTTCTGATTCTTCTTTTCAGCGCAATCGTGGCTGTCTCTGCCGAGGCGTCGGTACGCATCAAGGACATCGTCACCTTGCAAGGCGTCCGCGACAATCAGCTTGTCGGCTACGGGCTCGTTGTCGGGCTTCAGGGCAGCGGCGACACGCTAACGAATTCGACCTTCACGCAACAGGCGCTGCAGTCGATGCTTGACCGCATGGGAATCAATGTTCGCGCCCTTGCGTTGCGGACACGGAACGTCGCAGCAGTCCTTGTGACGGCCGATCTGCCCCCCTTCATCCAGCCCGGATCGCGCATGGACGTCACGGTGTCTTCTCTCGGTGACGCGACGTCCCTTTACGGCGGAACTTTGATCCTGACGTCGCTGTTGGGCGTCGACGGCCAGACATACGCGATTGCGCAGGGACAAGTCGCTGTCGCTGGTTTCGTCGTCCAAGGGCAGGCCGAGACGATCACGCAAAATGTCGCGACGGCTGGGCATATCCCCAATGGCGCCTTGGTTGAGCGAGAAGTGCCAGGCGGGCTGAGGGATGTCGGGCCGCTCGCCCTCGTCCTGAAGAATCCCGATTTCAATACGTCGACCTTGATAGCTGATGCGATCAATCGATTTGGAGTTCGTCGATATGGCGTCCGTCTTGCGCGCGAAAGCGATCTGAATTCTGTCGCCCTTATGAAGCCGGCAAATGTAGGGACGACCCGCTTCATGGCTGAAATTGGCGATCTTCTGGTGGAGCCCGACGCGCCTGCCCGCGTCGTCATCGACTCGCGCAGCGGCACGATCGTCATCGGGCAGGATGTCCAGGTCTCGACCGTCGCGGTGACGCATGGCAATCTCAACGTCCGCGTCGTCGAGACGCCTGAAGTCTCACAGCCCGCCCCGTTCTCGAACGGTCGGACGGTGGTCGTTCCACGCACCGACATAGACACAAATCAGCAGGGCGGACATATCGGCATAGTGCGAGGCGCAAGCTTGCGAGAGCTTGTATCCGGACTCAATCGCATTGGCCTGAAGCCAATGGGCATCATCGCCATTCTTCAGGCGATCAAGGCCGCGGGGGCTCTCCACGCCGAGCTCGTCGTTCAATGATCGGAGGCGGCCGTCGTGACCAGCCCTGCGCAAGTCAATTCAAAGATGATTAGGGCAGCGCGCTGGAGACGACGCAGATGATATGTAGAGTTTCGCGTTCCATGATCGGCTTGATAATTTACACGGCGATCGCTGTCGCCATGCCGGATACTGGCCGCAGCCTTGAGCAGAAGAAATCTGATCCGGCGAGAGGCGCGGAAGCGAAGCCGCCACAATCCGACGTTCAGCAATTCTGTTTCAATAACGCTGGCGTCATTGGCGATGCGCGAATCGCCTGGCAGACAGCCAGGCTTTCTGAACTTGCGGCACAGATTGGTGCGCGTCTGGCCGAGCTGGAGGCTAAGAAGGCCGAATATGAAGCATGGCTTCATAAGCGGGACGACATGCTGAAACAGGCGACGGAAGGCGTCGTGATGATTTACGCAAGGATGCAGCCCGACGCGGCGGCTCTTCAACTTGCGGCTATGGACGATTCAATCGCCGCGGCGATCCTGGCGAAGCTTCCGGCGCGAGCCGCGAGCGCTATCCTCGATGAAATGGAGGCGGGCCGCGCCGCGCGGCTCGCACGTTCTATGGCGGGTTCCGACTCCGCGCTGGATGGAAAAAAGTCCTAGATGAGATACGTGGCGCTTGTCCTTTTCGTACTATCGCTTTGCGGCTGCGCCGGCGATGTCAGGGAGATTGGAAGGGAGCCTTCCATGAGCCCGGTCGGCACAGGCCTCATCGCCGATGTTCAGCCGACCGCGAGCGCGCTTTTCTTGCCGGCGGGCAAGAGCAATTCGCAATCAATCTGGAGCGGCGGGCGCGCCGATATTTTCAGCGATCCGAGAGCGGCCAAGATAGGCGATGTAGTGACCGTCAATATCGCAATCAACGACCGCGCGACATTCGGCAACGCGACGGACCGTTCGCTTGATTCGAAAGTCAACGCAAATTTCGATTGGAAGCTCGGCGTCAACAGTAAAATAAGCGAATTCAACCCTCAGCTGACATCCGAGTCCATGTCATCGACACAAGGGCAGGGGACCACTGACCGCTCGGAGAAGATTCAACTGTCGGTCGCCGCCGTCGTCACGGACGTCTTGCCGAATGGCAATCTCATTGTCAGCGGTTCGCAAGAGGTGCGCGTCAACTTCGAGCTGCGTTTGTTGAACGTCGCAGGAATCGTACGGCCGCGCGACATATCGAGAGATAATACGATTTCCTACGACAAGGTCGCCGAAGCGAGAATTTCCTACGGCGGCAGAGGCCGGATCATGGAGGTGCAGCAGCCGGCCTGGGGTCAGCAGCTTTATGATTGGTTCAAGCCATTTTGAGGTCGCCAAACTGGAGAGGCCGCAGGCGAATGAGGCAATATCACACGCGAAGAGTCCATGAGCTCGCCGGCCAATTGTCCGCCGGGCCGAAGGCCGTGGTGTGGACGGTGGGGTCGGCTCCGCGATGACGATGGGCGACGATTTTGAACAATTACCGGGTCCGCCAGCCCCGGCCGGCCCATCGATCGCGATTTTCGCCGGCGCAATGGTGGGGCTTACGCTCATCGCTGTTGCGTCGGGCGGCGTGCTTGGGCTGCGCATCGCGGCGGTCAAAAGGGCTGAGATTCAGGCCAGCACTGATGCGCCGCCGCCGCCGAAGGTCATCGCCCCCTACGCGGCTGATACGAATTTGCGCGACCTGCCCCCTATCATCGCAAATCTCGCGGATCCGCCAGACGCCTGGGTCCGCCTCCAGGCGACGCTCGTCCTTGATGGCGCGTCAACGCCGAAGCCGGAAATCGTCGCGGCTGAGATCGCCGAGGACATTCTGGGCTTTATGCGCACCGTTACTCTGGCGCAGATCGCGGGCGCGAGTGGTCTGCAGCATTTGCGCGAAGACCTAAACGAGCGCGCCGCCATTCGTTCGAATGGCCGAGTGCGCGAACTCATCCTCCAAACCTTGGTGGTGCAGTGAAAAGATCCTCCATCGGCATTCTGATGCTCGCGTCGGCCGCGGCGCTTTGGGCCAGCTCCGCGTCGGCGCAGACGCCGGACCTCAATGCGCTGATCCCGCCGGGCGGAGGCTCCGCCGCCGGCCGCATCATTCAGCTCGTCGCTCTATTGACAGTTCTTTCCGTCGCGCCTGGTCTGCTCATCATGACCACAAGCTTCACGCGCTTCGTCGTAGCTCTGTCGTTTCTCCGTTCCGGCATTGGCCTGCAAAGTACGCCCGCCAATCTCATTCTCATCAGCCTTTCTCTCTTCATGACCTTTTACGTTATGGCGCCGACGTTTGAACGCGCCTGGGACGGGGGCGTAAAGCCTCTCATGGACAACAGCATCACGGAGCAGGAGGCTTTCGGTAAAATTGTCGAGCCGTTTCGCGACTTCATGATGTCGCAGGTGCGCGACAAGGATCTGAAGCTTTTCGAAGATCTCGCCAGGGAAAATTTCAAGACCAAGGACGAATCTCCGGGCGAAATCCGGACCCTGATCCCGGCCTTTATGATTTCGGAGCTACGTCGCGGATTCGAGATCGGATTTCTGATTGCTTTGCCGTTTCTTGTCATCGACATGATTGTATCGACGCTGACGATGTCGATGGGCATGATGATGCTGCCGCCCTCCGTCATTGCCCTTCCTATCAAGATTTTGTTTTTCATCCTTATCGACGGCTGGAATCTTCTGATCGGAAGCCTCGTCCGATCCTATATGTGAGCGCCGGACTCGAAAGCGCCATATATCGACGATAGAATTAAGCTTTGCGCAAGTTTGATGCGCTAACACAAAAAGACGACAGGTTGGATCCTCGAAATATCTAAAGGCATCATGCCGCCCTGTCGTACCGGCGCAAATCCGGTATGTCCCCAGCTGAAACGAACTCAAGGGACATTCCATGTCGAGCCTTTTGACCAATACCTCCGCCATGACTGCGCTTGCC
Protein-coding sequences here:
- a CDS encoding lysozyme inhibitor LprI family protein, which produces MLEFHLLLEALMPAIRLVFVSAWLIGGSLTASAQVASFDCAKAATSTEVAICREPLLGAKDIKMAAYYQILVSVEPAWSGMAYREFRDNQHDLQANWVTQARNACEGDVACLELAYDRRIDELTSTIAKSLGLTYGRMCDGG
- the motA gene encoding flagellar motor stator protein MotA, whose product is MAFLIGMIVALGCMLGGFAGMGGHLEVIFQPWEFCIILGISLGTFIIANSLATIKDTAGAIVEAILNRGPTQRDYLDVLGVLYTLMRELRGKARSEVEQHVDNPNESAIFKNFPKVLADANLTSFICDYCRLIIIGNARTHEIEALMDEEIQTVTHDKLKPYHALTAIAEGLPALGIVAAVLGVVHAMGALDQSPEILGGLIGASLVGTFTGIFVSYGVVSPLAHKVKATRSVRCRLYIIVKQTLLAFMNGAMPQIALEHGRKTIASHDRPSIDMVENETVSGGPKPVQQQAA
- a CDS encoding flagellar motor switch protein FliM yields the protein MSDIHSNNSVLNGSERLLDAPGISIDRMPMLHVILDRMVAQSSENLRQLSPAPAFFSVDAIAAKRMGDVLDTFENNVVIGIFHVQAWDSRILMGLDHNFIFTLAEALFGGDGGEAAFGERRKLSSLELRLAQKTFELLGRALQSSFATVSDTVFKLERVETRLDFAVIAPRNSFGVNAKVKLRILGRHGEMFVLIPQAALNSVRQQLGRDLSNDAAVRDPAWTRQIESEIGRTEVAVKGVIEERHFVLADIADLKVGGILQLQATTKTRIRLECNAEPLFWCNLGQGEGFYTLRIDESVNQEQEFIDDVLSR
- the fliN gene encoding flagellar motor switch protein FliN, with the translated sequence MSDVDVGATNLGESLDADSLTQSNGGRNLDTILRIPVVVQVVLGSAVMPVSNLLKLGRGAVIPLDHRVGEPVDVVVNGRIIARGEIVVVEDDNSRFGVSLTEIVGPAGAVD
- a CDS encoding flagellar motor switch protein FliG, coding for MAASIAQASGVSQRFLRGPERVAALLLAMGKPLASRLLKHFDVDELKQITRSVAELGVVPAPTLELLVEDFASQFANGVDLLGSPNEVEQMLDGVLSPEQIADVMSDVTGNSNEAMWERLSNVPEGTLGAYLAKEHPQAAALILSKVTPVCAAKVMGQFPRDLRNEMMRRMLSIGQVTEAAVRIIQGQLQEDLLSNLSRQNGSEQNVRIANIINKMERDQMEDVMQSLAAARPKAAEVLRGLMFTFDDIIKLQPKARSVLFDKIPTELVVLALKGTDAGFRDSILSSLAARARRIVDSELANGGPALQRDVLKARRMIADTALELSSNGEIELNSSEDEDELYE
- a CDS encoding EscU/YscU/HrcU family type III secretion system export apparatus switch protein produces the protein MAEEKESRTEEPTEKKLADEMERGNVPFSKEASIFASISSMLIIGAFFAKEFVASMTELLQRLLDDAGAVSLRNGFDAVALLEVVGWSACKLMITPLVIFCAAGVLASLIQNAPRFAFDRIQPNFQRISLGAGWQRVCSARGQVEFLKGVFKLSSISVVAFTVLHWQENHLVDAMAVEPEAIPELILSIAMRLLSVVCVVTVVLLAADLVWARTHWRRELRMSKQEIKDEMKQNEGDPLKKARLRSLAQDRLRKSMIAAVPRATLVIANPTHYAIALRYVKEEGGAPMVLSKGQDLIALKIREIAEQHSIPVIEDKLLARSMYGSVEVDLAIPPEFYKAVAELIHFLYSKSANTTAIK
- the flgB gene encoding flagellar basal body rod protein FlgB; the protein is MGQIHLFDLASQQARWLTVRQAAVATNVANANTPGFTAGDVVPFEDVFNDSTIHMVATNPGHIGVDPLGPDQIATRDAAAWETTHSGNSVSVENEMMKAGEVNRSFSLNTSIVKAFNQMLMASVKG
- the flgC gene encoding flagellar basal body rod protein FlgC, whose protein sequence is MDPLDASLRIAGSGLEAQSARLRVVAENLANAQSTGSTPGADPYARKTITFASEMDRVSGVELVHVSAIGVDKAPFRVEQDPGNPAADSKGFVKLPNVNMVMEMADMREANRSYEANLQIVKQTRDLSSMAIDLLRNSS
- a CDS encoding flagellar hook-basal body complex protein FliE → MIAALSLLGSVLGSSATTASPSISATLTPAGGSADFGQVMADVSARAVNDLKSGEATAISALQGKASVQQVVESVMGAEQSLNTAIAIRDKVVSAYQSLSQMAI
- the flgG gene encoding flagellar basal-body rod protein FlgG translates to MKALSIAATGMAAQDLNVAVIANNIANINTTGFKRARAEFTDLLYQAERLQGVSSRGQSSTIPEGAQLGLGVRTASIRNLHIQGALANTGNQFDMALNGRGWFQVTDANGGIVYTRDGAFNTNGTGQIVTADGYVVSPAMTVPTNALSVTVSQSGIVSATVAGQTAPQQLGQITIANFANDAGLTPLGNNLYLQTEASGPPVVGIPGDPGFATVSQGYLESSNVDPVKEITDLISAQRAYEMNSKVIQAASDMESTVSKNMG
- the flgA gene encoding flagellar basal body P-ring formation chaperone FlgA, whose amino-acid sequence is MIGMLRGTLGGATTYATCLIVILGSCTLPPAFASESNVLPVPAITIYPGDAIKDNWLVDRDFGLTSAVRANVIVSRDLLVGKIARRTLLPGAPVPSNAVSAPKIVANGAKVRIVFAEGGLTIATYGAALQDGSVGDIISLRNLETGLTVSGIVQADGTILLSGG
- the flgI gene encoding flagellar basal body P-ring protein FlgI, whose translation is MLRTFLILLFSAIVAVSAEASVRIKDIVTLQGVRDNQLVGYGLVVGLQGSGDTLTNSTFTQQALQSMLDRMGINVRALALRTRNVAAVLVTADLPPFIQPGSRMDVTVSSLGDATSLYGGTLILTSLLGVDGQTYAIAQGQVAVAGFVVQGQAETITQNVATAGHIPNGALVEREVPGGLRDVGPLALVLKNPDFNTSTLIADAINRFGVRRYGVRLARESDLNSVALMKPANVGTTRFMAEIGDLLVEPDAPARVVIDSRSGTIVIGQDVQVSTVAVTHGNLNVRVVETPEVSQPAPFSNGRTVVVPRTDIDTNQQGGHIGIVRGASLRELVSGLNRIGLKPMGIIAILQAIKAAGALHAELVVQ
- a CDS encoding MotE family protein, yielding MIGLIIYTAIAVAMPDTGRSLEQKKSDPARGAEAKPPQSDVQQFCFNNAGVIGDARIAWQTARLSELAAQIGARLAELEAKKAEYEAWLHKRDDMLKQATEGVVMIYARMQPDAAALQLAAMDDSIAAAILAKLPARAASAILDEMEAGRAARLARSMAGSDSALDGKKS